A stretch of Ascochyta rabiei chromosome 6, complete sequence DNA encodes these proteins:
- a CDS encoding 6-methylsalicylate decarboxylase produces MAATATTSQGRLERINANAMRDGVDFTVLEFAQQALDSIAAFAQDGANTTLPDLGNASRIDTHTHPIPDWFRTLELSAAGRETPSWDAPSHLRFMADHGIRRSILSVSTPQVNAFASPNKFESDHNLRKKKTIALARLLNEYVAEVCRVYPGQFSWLAVTALPYVDESVREVQYALEELGAVGVSVLTNAEGSYPGDVEFEGLWQYLNERAQEGDGREVVFIHPTDPVIKLEDGRLVSSRPSPLRSGLGEFYFETARAISSITASSPPYNSTLLKYPHLHWRISHGAGAFPDSSERFLLGFPKESAAAREAYRTRCWYDSAGPVWPNQIKGLTEGLGVGTEQMVFGTDYPYGIGFWDVDANIAGLADASFIGEEEKEGVYWRNAQSLWQGKMET; encoded by the exons ATGGCAGCGACAGCAACTACCTCGCAAGGGCGTCTCGAGCGTatcaacgccaacgccatgAGAGACGGAGTAGATTTCACTGTACTCGAATTCGCACAGCAAGCACTGGACTCAATTGCCGCATTTGCACAGGATGGCGCCAACACTACTCTCCCGGATCTCGGCAACGCGTCAAGGATAgacacgcacacgcacccCATCCCAGACTGGTTCAGGACTCTCGAGCTATCAGCAGCAGGTCGCGAAACACCATCCTGGGATGCACCGTCCCATTTACGGTTCATGGCCGACCACGGCATCAGGAGGAGTATTCTCAGCGTGTCAACACCGCAAGTTAACGCTTTTGCCTCGCCCAACAAGTTTGAATCTGACCATAACCTAcggaagaagaagaccaTTGCGCTTGCACGGCTGCTGAACGAGTATGTTGCTGAGGTGTGCAGGGTGTATCCGGGTCAGTTTAGCTGGCTGGCTGTCACGGCGCTGCCATATGTTGATGAGAGTGTAAGGGAGGTGCAATATGCATTGGAAGAGCTTGGTGCAGTGGGAGTCAGTGTATTGACGAACGCCGAGGGTTCGTATCCCGGAGATGTTGAGTTTGAGGGGCTTTGGCAATATCTCAATGAGAGAGCACAGGAGGGAGATGGGAGGGAGGTTGTGTTTATTCACCCTACAGATCCTGTGATCAAGCTCGAGGATGGACGACTCGTCTCAAGTCGGCCAT CACCTCTCCGCTCAGGCTTAGGAGAGTTCTACTTCGAAACTGCACGCGCAATCTCATCAATCACGGCTTCCTCACCACCCTACAACAGCACTCTGCTTAAGTATCCCCACCTACACTGGCGCATTTCCCATGGTGCTGGCGCGTTCCCTGACAGTAGCGAGCGCTTCCTGCTTGGTTTCCCAAAAGAATCTGCAGCCGCAAGAGAAGCGTATAGAACAAGATGCTGGTACGACAGCGCAGGGCCTGTGTGGCCAAACCAGATCAAGGGGTTGACCGAAGGTTTGGGCGTCGGGACTGAGCAGATGGTGTTTGGAACG GATTATCCGTATGGGATCGGCTTCTGGGACGTGGATGCTAATATCGCCGGACTGGCAGACGCGAGTTTCATCGgcgaagaagagaaggagggtGTCTACTGGCGGAACGCGCAGAGCTTGTGGCAAGGGAAGATGGAAACTTGA